One genomic region from Torulaspora delbrueckii CBS 1146 chromosome 4, complete genome encodes:
- the RPS25A gene encoding 40S ribosomal protein eS25 (similar to Saccharomyces cerevisiae RPS25A (YGR027C) and RPS25B (YLR333C); ancestral locus Anc_4.163): protein MPPKQQLSKAAKAAAALAGGKKSKKKWSKKSHKDKAQHAVILDQEKYDRILKEVPTYRYVSVSVLVDRLKIGGSMARIALRDLEGKGIIKPVSKHSKQAIYTRAAASE from the coding sequence ATGCCTCCAAAGCAACAGTTGTCCAAAGCTGCTAAAGCTGCTGCCGCTCTTGCCGGTGGTAAGAAGtccaagaagaagtggtCCAAGAAGTCTCACAAGGACAAGGCTCAACACGCTGTCATTTTGGATCAAGAGAAATACGACAGAATCTTGAAGGAAGTCCCAACCTACAGATACGTCTCTGTCTCCGTTCTAGTTGACAGATTAAAGATTGGTGGTTCTATGGCCAGAATTGCTTTGAGAGATTTGGAAGGTAAGGGTATCATCAAGCCTGTCTCCAAGCACTCCAAGCAAGCCATCTACACCAGAGCTGCTGCTTCTGAATAG
- the NUP2 gene encoding nucleoporin NUP2 (similar to Saccharomyces cerevisiae NUP2 (YLR335W); ancestral locus Anc_4.164) — translation MAKRFADSQITRETHRENDSDSDEESTGHGVASAAVMSKRKIAMPKRKMAANFNRQPESTKENSSSAFGFLQGSASTGSDSDKNAKLKALNLQFKDKVISFVDQDPCADLSPVFEKYKTYIQSIGAAKPAAKPAAQPAFTIAPKPVQQVDDKPESSSDEEPEVKVEGPKFTINTKPPTSNSVFSFGATKVAKKDDSDSDCDEVEIKGPQFTFSGTVKSDVFKLPKATEPTGEKPKDSEPKESEPEVKPAFSFGNSKQPSEKPAFSFGAPKETTNGKPSFTFGKPQEGTKDKPKFDFSFSSAAKNDGTATDAQKPSLSFKFGADKENKDEKTEKSAIPSFSFNNHNEKKDEKIAAKPAFTFGAPNSSTAPSFTFGKAATNEKTDDASKPSNGFKFSLPFGQKAPENATTSNEAKDDKSTTVTADDEHKADEKPDESKPMDLQNGEEGENALFSQRSKLMIFNPETKAYDSRGVGEMKLLQSNEDKSKIRFLCRSDGMGNILLNTRVVKDFSYTPLTAENENLVKIPTIEADNKLVTYVVKFKQKADGRQFVKAIEDVKKDM, via the coding sequence ATGGCGAAACGTTTTGCTGATTCTCAAATTACTCGCGAAACCCACAGAGAGAATGATTCTGattcagatgaagaaagtaCGGGACATGGTGTTGCTTCAGCTGCAGTGATGAGTAAACGTAAGATCGCTATGCccaagagaaagatggcagccaatttcaacagGCAACCAGAAAGCACCAAAGAAAATTCGTCAAGTGCATTTGGGTTTCTTCAGGGTTCTGCCTCCACTGGTAGTGATAGTGATAAAAATGCGAAATTGAAAGCACTGAATCTACAATTCAAGGACAAGGTAATTTCGTTTGTGGATCAGGATCCATGTGCAGATCTTTCACcagtttttgaaaaatataaGACATATATCCAGTCGATAGGTGCTGCGAAGCCTGCTGCGAAGCCTGCTGCACAACCTGCGTTTACGATCGCACCAAAACCAGTTCAACAAGTCGATGATAAACCTGAGTCATCTTCAGATGAAGAGCCTGAAGTTAAAGTGGAAGGACCAAAATTCACGATAAATACAAAACCGCCCACATCTAATTCAGTCTTTTCCTTTGGAGCCACCAAAGTGGCTAAGAAGGATGACAGTGATAGTGATTGTGACGAAGTCGAGATCAAAGGTCCTCAATTCACATTTTCTGGTACTGTCAAGAGCGATGTGTTTAAATTACCAAAGGCAACCGAACCAACAGGCGAGAAGCCAAAAGATAGCGAACCAAAGGAGAGCGAACCTGAAGTGAAACCAGCTTTTTCATTTGGTAACAGTAAACAACCTTCCGAAAAGCCGGCATTCAGTTTTGGTGCACCAAAGGAGACCACGAATGGAAAGCCTAGTTTtacttttggaaaaccaCAAGAAGGGACAAAAGACAAGCCAAAATTCGATTTCAGCTTCAGTTCGGCTGCCAAGAATGATGGAACTGCAACTGATGCTCAGAAGCCTTCCCTGTCCTTCAAGTTTGGAGCCGATAAGGAAAACAAGGACGAAAAGACTGAAAAATCAGCAATACCTTCATTCTCGTTTAACAACCAcaatgaaaagaaggacGAGAAAATTGCCGCGAAGCCAGCTTTTACATTTGGTGCTCCTAACTCTTCCACTGCACCTTCATTCACATTCGGTAAAGCGGCAACAAATGAAAAGACCGACGATGCTTCCAAACCTTCTAACggtttcaaattctcacTACCGTTTGGACAAAAGGCACCAGAAAATGCAACTACATCCAATGAAGCTAAAGATGATAAATCAACAACAGTTACTGCGGATGATGAACATAAAGCAGACGAAAAGCCAGATGAATCCAAACCTAtggatttgcaaaatggtgaagaagGGGAAAATGCATTGTTCAGTCAAAGATCAAAACTGATGATTTTCAACCCAGAGACAAAAGCTTACGATTCAAGGGGTGTCGGTGAAATGAaacttttgcaaagtaatGAAGACAAGTCCAAGATCAGGTTCCTATGTAGATCAGATGGGATGGGTAACATATTGCTTAACACAAGGGTTGTTAAAGATTTTTCCTATACTCCTCTTACCGCAGAGAACGAGAACCTGGTCAAGATACCCACGATAGAAGCTGATAACAAGTTGGTCACGTATGTGGTTAAGTTTAAACAAAAGGCGGACGGTCGTCAATTTGTgaaagccattgaagatgtgAAAAAGGACATGTGA
- the TDEL0D02970 gene encoding uncharacterized protein (similar to Saccharomyces cerevisiae YGR017W; ancestral locus Anc_4.154) codes for MIHQMAPWVPTFIQSTKNTTQPFLPFQLATIDKKTNTPRCRTVVFRDFLFKDKRSNVLTFHTDIRSGKMEESFSGDLNSSAPVEACFYFPETMEQYRFSGECFIVCEKHLNVPPELSRKYGILSPSVCGHHKQELYEYEAELDEEKASREDGKQEDNGKPQPNEPQPSVDTSADALLEPTDFQPPTIKEWNMEVRRQWYSNSRSSRSQYRKPEPGKPITSETSKQLDKIQRGVDGANENAGLDNFAVVCLCIQQVDYLNLKGAGGGERAIFSRVTDNHNTSLECWDEEHVCP; via the coding sequence ATGATTCACCAGATGGCACCATGGGTGCCAACTTTTATACAGTCTACAAAAAACACTACACAGCCGTTTTTACCGTTCCAATTGGCTACGATCGACAAGAAGACCAATACGCCTCGGTGTAGGACAGTTGTATTTCGCGATTTTTTGTTCAAGGATAAGAGGTCCAATGTGCTGACTTTTCACACGGATATACGGAGTGGTAAGATGGAAGAATCGTTCTCAGGTGACTTGAATAGCTCTGCACCTGTCGAGGCATGTTTCTATTTCCCAGAGACAATGGAACAATACCGTTTTAGCGGCGAATGCTTCATAGTATGTGAGAAACATCTTAATGTCCCCCCAGAACTTTCACGTAAGTATGGTATACTGTCTCCAAGCGTCTGTGGCCATCACAAGCAAGAATTGTACGAATATGAAGCTGAGCTTGACGAAGAAAAAGCCTCCCGCGAGGACGGTAAACAGGAAGATAACGGTAAGCCACAGCCAAATGAACCCCAACCATCAGTAGACACAAGTGCAGACGCATTATTGGAACCAACTGATTTCCAACCACCAACGATCAAAGAATGGAATATGGAGGTCAGGAGACAATGGTATTCGAACTCCAGGAGCTCCCGTTCCCAGTACCGCAAACCAGAACCAGGTAAACCAATCACTTCTGAGACCAGCAAGCAACTCGACAAAATTCAGCGTGGAGTTGACGGTGCAAACGAAAACGCAGGCCTTGATAACTTCGCTGTCGTTTGTCTATGTATTCAGCAAGTCGACTACTTGAACCTAAAGGGAGCCGGAGGAGGCGAGAGAGCTATCTTCTCAAGAGTCACCGACAATCACAACACCAGCCTCGAGTGCTGGGATGAAGAGCATGTTTGTCCATGA
- the CHS5 gene encoding Chs5p (similar to Saccharomyces cerevisiae CHS5 (YLR330W); ancestral locus Anc_4.156): protein MSQVDVLLTVGKLDASLALLTTEDHHVIEFPTVLLPDDVKAGSIVKLSVSQTLEEERKQRDLFREIQAKILEKYGTHKPKPPVLKIVNVTQTSCVLAWDQLELGSSCLKSLVLYRQGVRSTVIPCPLKSNTTKISGLSVDTDYEFELKLTTTSGQLWSEKVKMHTHKMTDMSGITVCLGPLDPLLNISGAQIAQSLSQMGARPLQRRVAIDTTHFVTNDAENDDDPELMKAKNSNIPIVRPEWVRASEMERRIIGVRGFYLDADQGILKSYQFPPATDEFKAKFAKLKSGETTDSVNLEKKLPTIDGSQPAPKEDDVEDVGLTEEDLNVTSDQPVNGAGEEEVYQKQEGEKSHSKELTDSEVQEGIENGEPSKLEQMESKTEEPVKSKQPVTNEQAGANDELVAEESITKELPAEQKQANVELQDEGQKPVESEQITETTEPFIEAPVTTEKAAEPPSVEPVKDFQEEVPAEPEQPVEQEQQTELQQAAEPVQPVEEEQQTKLEQATEPEQQAERTEERQPIEEEQPTEKEQPLEKEQPVDSEQPAERESPFEAEQPTEKEQPAESEPPLETEQPTEKEQPAESEPPLETEQPIKKEQPSDARQSDKKLDETDDQPAEAEQLADVNNPLEPAEPVSESTSEPTAEPSAPRSSKKNKKKKNKKK, encoded by the coding sequence ATGTCCCAAGTAGATGTTTTGCTCACCGTGGGCAAACTAGACGCGTCCCTGGCCCTGTTGACCACCGAGGATCACCACGTTATTGAGTTTCCGACTGTCCTACTGCCGGATGATGTCAAAGCTGGCTCTATAGTCAAACTATCAGTCtctcaaactttggaagaagagaggaaaCAGAGGGATTTGTTCAGGGAGATTCAGgccaaaattttggagaaatacGGTACCCATAAACCAAAACCTCCGGTACTGAAGATTGTCAATGTAACACAGACCAGTTGTGTCCTTGCATGGGATCAACTAGAACTGGGTTCATCCTGTTTAAAATCTCTGGTCCTTTATAGACAGGGTGTTCGTTCCACAGTTATACCATGCCCATTGAAGTCCAACACTACAAAGATCTCTGGGTTATCAGTGGATACAGACTACGAATTTGAGTTGAAATTGACTACAACTTCAGGCCAACTATGGTCTGAAAAAGTCAAAATGCACACTCATAAGATGACAGATATGTCAGGAATAACTGTTTGTCTTGGTCCCCTTGATCCATTACTCAATATTTCGGGAGCTCAAATTGCACAAAGTTTATCACAAATGGGTGCAAGACCCTTACAAAGACGTGTGGCCATCGATACCACGCATTTTGTTACCAATGATGCtgaaaatgatgacgatCCTGAGCTAATGAAAGCGAAGAACAGTAATATTCCAATTGTGAGACCTGAGTGGGTAAGGGCAAGTGAAATGGAGAGAAGAATAATCGGTGTGAGGGGGTTTTATCTTGACGCTGACCAAGGTATATTGAAGAGTTATCAATTTCCTCCGGCCACTGATGAGTTTAAGGCAAAATTTGCCAAACTAAAATCTGGAGAGACTACAGATAGCGTAAATCTCGAGAAAAAATTACCCACGATCGATGGTTCCCAGCCTGCACcaaaagaggatgatgtAGAAGATGTTGGACTAACAGAGGAAGATCTTAACGTAACTTCAGACCAACCGGTAAATGGTGCCGGCGAGGAAGAGGTCTACCAAAAGCAAGAGggtgaaaaatctcattCGAAGGAGCTGACAGATTCAGAGGTACAAGAAGGCATTGAGAATGGTGAGCCAAGCAAGCTCGAGCAGATGGAATCCAAGACCGAGGAACCAGTCAAAAGCAAGCAGCCAGTGACGAATGAACAAGCAGGTGCGAATGACGAATTGGTCGCAGAAGAATCAATCACGAAGGAACTGCCAGCCGAGCAGAAACAAGCTAATGTTGAACTGCAAGATGAAGGCCAAAAGCCAGTTGAAAGCGAACAAATCACAGAAACGACAGAGCCATTTATTGAGGCTCCTGTTACAACTGAAAAAGCCGCAGAGCCTCCAAGTGTCGAGCCAGTGAAAGATTTCCAAGAGGAAGTTCCAGCAGAACCTGAACAACCCGTTGAGCAGGAACAGCAGACCGAGCTTCAACAAGCGGCCGAGCCTGTACAACCCGTTGAGGAGGAACAGCAGACCAAGCTTGAACAAGCGACCGAGCCTGAACAACAAGCTGAGCGAACTGAGGAGCGGCAACCAATTGAGGAGGAGCAACCAACTGAGAAAGAGCAACCACTTGAGAAGGAACAACCGGTAGATTCTGAACAACCAGCTGAAAGGGAGTCTCCATTTGAAGCGGAGCAGCCAACTGAGAAGGAACAACCAGCTGAAAGCGAGCCTCCATTGGAAACGGAACAGCCAACGGAGAAGGAACAACCAGCTGAAAGTGAGCCTCCATTAGAGACCGAACAACCAATTAAGAAGGAACAACCAAGCGATGCCAGGCAATCTGATAAGaaacttgatgaaactGATGACCAACCAGCCGAGGCCGAGCAATTGGCAGACGTTAACAATCCGCTCGAACCTGCTGAACCCGTCAGCGAATCCACTAGTGAACCCACTGCTGAACCTTCGGCTCCACGTTCgagcaagaagaacaagaagaagaagaataagaagaaatga
- the UGA1 gene encoding 4-aminobutyrate transaminase (similar to Saccharomyces cerevisiae UGA1 (YGR019W); ancestral locus Anc_4.155), with the protein MTAPEAYYPNEPTKPVVKTSKVPGPESQKQLADLDTVFDARPAYFVADYEKSNGNYIVDVDGNAFLDLYAQIASIALGYNNPALIKAAKSPEMVRALVDRPAPGNFPSADMPDILRKILQVAPKGQDHVWSGLSGADANELAFKAAFMYYRAKQRGYDTEFSTEENKTVMENAAPGAPHLAVLSFKRAFHGRLFASGSTTVSKPIHKLDFPAFDWPHAEYPSYQYPLEKYEDENHKEDERCLKIVEELIKTWKYPVAALIIEPIQSEGGDNHASKYFLQKLRDITLKYNVVYIVDEVQTGVGATGKLWCHEYADIQPPVDLVTFSKKFQSAGYFFHDPKFIPNKPYRQFNTWCGEPARMIIAGAIGQEIIDRDLTSQVVRVGDYLFKKLEALQEKYPTKFHNLRGKNRGTFIAWDLPTPEERDTLLKKLKLNGCNVGGCSTNSVRLRPTLTFEEKHADIFVEALAKSVTEL; encoded by the coding sequence ATGACTGCTCCTGAAGCTTACTACCCAAACGAACCCACTAAACCAGTGGTCAAGACTTCCAAAGTTCCAGGCCCTGAATCTCAGAAGCAACTGGCTGATCTAGACACTGTTTTCGACGCTAGACCAGCTTATTTTGTTGCTGATTATGAAAAGTCTAATGGTAATTACATCGTTGATGTCGATGGAAATGCATTCCTTGACTTGTATGCACAGATTGCATCCATTGCTTTGGGTTACAACAACCCAGCTTTGATCAAGGCTGCTAAGAGTCCAGAGATGGTTAGAGCTTTGGTAGACCGTCCAGCTCCTGGTAACTTCCCATCGGCTGATATGCCTGatattttgagaaagatccTGCAAGTGGCTCCAAAAGGTCAGGACCACGTTTGGTCTGGTCTTTCTGGTGCCGATGCTAATGAATTGGCTTTTAAAGCGGCTTTTATGTACTACCGTGCTAAGCAGAGAGGTTATGACACGGAGTTCTCGACTGAGGAGAACAAAACCGTGATGGAAAATGCTGCACCAGGTGCACCTCACTTGGCTGTGTTGTCATTCAAGAGAGCATTCCACGGCAGGCTGTTCGCTTCTGGTTCCACTACTGTCTCTAAACCAATTCACAAGCTAGATTTCCCAGCATTTGACTGGCCTCATGCAGAATACCCAAGTTACCAATATCCTTTGGAGAAATACGAGGATGAAAACCACAAGGAGGACGAACGTTGTTTGAAAATTGTCGAAGAGTTGATCAAGACATGGAAATACCCAGTTGCTGCACTTATCATCGAACCAATCCAGTCCGAAGGTGGTGACAACCATGCGTCCAAGTactttttgcaaaaattgagagaCATTACTTTGAAATACAACGTCGTTTACATCGTCGATGAAGTGCAAACTGGTGTTGGTGCTACTGGTAAGCTCTGGTGCCATGAATACGCTGATATCCAACCACCGGTGGATTTAGTGAccttctccaagaaattcCAAAGTGCAGGCTATTTCTTCCACGATCCTAAATTCATTCCAAATAAGCCTTACAGACAGTTCAACACCTGGTGTGGTGAACCAGCAAGAATGATCATCGCCGGTGCGATCGGCCAAGAGATCATCGACAGAGACCTTACTTCACAAGTGGTTCGTGTAGGTGActatcttttcaagaaattggaagctcTACAGGAGAAATACCCAACCAAGTTCCATAACTTGAGAGGTAAGAACAGAGGTACTTTTATCGCCTGGGATTTACCAACAcctgaagaaagagatacCTTgctgaaaaagttgaaattaAACGGTTGTAACGTCGGTGGCTGCTCCACCAACTCAGTACGGCTAAGACCTACTTTGACATTCGAGGAGAAGCATGCTGACATTTTTGTCGAGGCACTAGCCAAGTCTGTCACTGAACTGTAG
- the MTL1 gene encoding Mtl1p (similar to Saccharomyces cerevisiae MTL1 (YGR023W) and MID2 (YLR332W); ancestral locus Anc_4.159): MSVMFVVIAWLWCCGLVSAQNTTSLSTSSFSSSTSVASTSFTSISQPSSSLSSLSSSSSFIFSSSVSSSSSSSSSFSSSSSSSSSSSLSSSSSLSSSSSSSSSSSSSLLPSSTTSSSSSSSSSSSSSSSSSSSTTSSPITSSSSEQHTITSLVSGKTIVSNLYTTFTYTATAGQRNTSSHGLSKKNRNIVIGCVVGIGVPLIIAAALLIYFFCVQSKKTDFIDSDGKVVTAYRANKFTRWWYALLGKDISDRYESTSPLGNSNSPIMEDEEMPDPSEDTNVDTTGTSGGGAHSNELMLNEEKFYDENGNQLNARNY, from the coding sequence ATGAGTGTTATGTTTGTTGTGATAGCGTGGCTCTGGTGTTGCGGTTTGGTGAGTGCGCAGAACACGACCAGTTTGTCGACTTCAAGCTTCAGTTCGAGTACGAGCGTGGCCTCTACTTCATTTACTTCAATCTCACAGCCCTCGTCTTCGTTGAGCTCTTTGAGttcatcctcgtcattcattttttcatcGAGTGTTTCGTCGTCTTCCTCCTCAAGCTCTTCCTTTAGCTCCAGTTCTTCGTCGAGTTCAAGTTCTAGTCTGTCTTCTAGTTCATCGTtgagttcttcttcgagctcatcatcatcaagctcTTCGTCATTATTGCCTTCCTCCACGACGAGTTCTTCGAGCTCCTCGAGTTCGAGCTCTAGTTCGTCAAGCTCTAGTTCTAGCTCCACCACTTCGAGCCCAATCACAAGCTCTTCCTCTGAACAACACACAATTACAAGTTTGGTGAGTGGGAAAACCATTGTTTCCAATCTATACACCACTTTTACTTACACGGCGACCGCCGGACAGAGGAACACATCGTCTCACGGACTTTCCAAAAAGAACAGAAATATTGTTATTGGTTGTGTGGTAGGCATTGGTGTGCCATTGATAATCGCTGCAGCTCTATTAATCTACTTCTTTTGCGTTCAATCGAAAAAGACAGATTTCATCGATTCCGATGGTAAAGTTGTCACAGCGTATCGAGCAAACAAATTCACACGTTGGTGGTACGCATTGCTCGGAAAGGATATCAGTGATAGGTACGAATCTACTTCTCCATTGGGGAATAGTAACTCCCCCATTATGGAGGACGAAGAAATGCCTGACCCTTCTGAAGATACGAACGTTGATACCACTGGCACTAGTGGAGGGGGCGCACACTCAAACGAACTCATGTTGAATGAGGAGAAATTTTATGACGAGAACGGGAACCAATTAAACGCAAGAAACTATTAA
- the THG1 gene encoding tRNA guanylyltransferase (similar to Saccharomyces cerevisiae THG1 (YGR024C); ancestral locus Anc_4.161), giving the protein MAKSRFEYVRQFEKSDILLPECYIVVRIDGKKFHEFSKHYEFEKPNDMRALKLMNAAAKNVVLNYKNEIILAYGESDEYSFILKKETTLYNRRQEKIASLFVSLFTSNYVALWPKFFDRDLDWKHLPFFDSRCVLYPNLQTVKDYLSWRFVDTHINNLYNTVFWKLIQVCEMSPREAENFLSGTVSSEKQEILWQRCSINYNNEPEIFKKGTMVSRKGEFLHVDIMKVIDEIFDGY; this is encoded by the coding sequence ATGGCCAAATCGCGATTCGAGTACGTTAGgcaatttgagaaatctGATATCCTGTTACCAGAATGTTATATAGTGGTTAGAATTGACGGTAAGAAATTCCATGAATTCTCCAAACACTATGAGTTCGAGAAACCAAACGATATGAGAGCATTGAAATTAATGAATGCGGCAGCCAAGAATGTGGTTTTAAATTATAAGAATGAAATCATTCTAGCATATGGTGAAAGTGATGAATATTCtttcattttgaagaaggaaactACTTTGTACAATAGGCGACAAGAGAAAATTGCATCGTTATTTGTCTCTTTATTCACTTCCAATTACGTCGCCCTTTGGcccaaattttttgatagAGATTTAGACTGGAAACATCTGCCGTTTTTTGACTCGAGATGTGTTCTGTACCCGAATTTGCAAACAGTGAAGGATTATTTAAGTTGGAGATTCGTTGATACACACATCAACAACTTGTATAATACAGTGTTTTGGAAGTTGATTCAAGTTTGTGAAATGAGCCCAAGAGAAGCGGAGAACTTCTTAAGTGGGACTGTGAGTAGCGAGAAGCAAGAGATCTTATGGCAAAGGTGCAGCATCAACTACAACAATGAACCCGAAATTTTTAAAAAGGGCACCATGGTGAGCCGCAAGGGAGAATTCCTTCACGTAGATATCATGAAAGTGATTGACGAAATATTCGATGGTTATTAG
- the VMA7 gene encoding H(+)-transporting V1 sector ATPase subunit F (similar to Saccharomyces cerevisiae VMA7 (YGR020C); ancestral locus Anc_4.157): MSDKRTLIAAIADEDTTTGLLLAGVGQITPETQDKNFYVYHEGKSTREQITQAFDNFTSKRDDIAILLINQHIAELIRSHVDNFTDAFPAILEIPSKDHPYDPEKDSVLKRVRRLFGE, from the coding sequence ATGTCTGATAAGCGTACATTGATCGCTGCAATTGCTGACGAAGATACCACAACAGGTCTGCTCCTCGCTGGTGTGGGTCAGATTACTCCAGAGACTCAGGATAAGAACTTTTATGTGTATCACGAGGGAAAGTCTACGAGAGAACAGATAACTCAGGCATTCGATAATTTTACGTCAAAAAGGGACGATATTGCCATTCTATTGATCAACCAGCACATTGCAGAACTTATTAGATCGCATGTTGATAACTTTACGGATGCATTCCCAGCGATTTTGGAGATTCCATCAAAGGACCACCCATATGATCCAGAGAAGGACTCGGTGTTGAAGAGAGTCAGAAGACTCTTTGGAGAGTAA
- the TDEL0D02900 gene encoding uncharacterized protein (similar to Saccharomyces cerevisiae YGR026W; ancestral locus Anc_4.162) — protein MPQKIKIIQKKSTEKHLSPLQIQKYVWLAGHAMTLALGLLFSVTYLLQCLIFFKYRSWKWLFLRMNRSYSFFSGHRWYHAILRWTPALLYRLALIGTFMSLGVTSYQNSRGLHPQWFEMLSAENFQYLLISVFWFFTGASVFKIAPLMLLSYMHLTNWKQEIDGMKDEDEVTKKYAPVLNILAISEMLVAVSLALDAILLKSSSSGVVLVVYLGIYWLRINFSPYVQITMLRLLSKLDKKVPPKYHDQWEIIKKFIYSKIQDHEKRKTAIKKTA, from the coding sequence ATGCCTCAGAAGATTAAGATTATTCAGAAAAAGTCTACTGAGAAGCATTTAAGTCCCCTGCAAATACAAAAATATGTGTGGTTGGCAGGTCATGCTATGACACTAGCGTTGGGACTACTGTTTTCGGTCACTTACCTTTTACAATGTCtaattttcttcaagtatcGTTCTTGGAAATGGCTGTTCCTAAGAATGAATAGGTCTTATAGTTTTTTCAGTGGTCATAGATGGTACCATGCCATATTGAGATGGACACCCGCTTTGTTATACCGATTGGCACTCATCGGTACTTTCATGTCACTTGGGGTCACCAGTTATCAGAACTCTCGTGGTCTACATCCTCAATGGTTTGAAATGTTAAGTGCAGAGAATTTCCAATATTTGTTGATCTCTGTGTTTTGGTTCTTCACAGGAGCATCTGTCTTTAAAATAGCACCTTTGATGCTCTTAAGTTACATGCATTTGACAAATTGGaagcaagaaattgatggaatgaaggatgaggatgaggtTACCAAGAAGTATGCACCTGTGTTGAATATTCTTGCAATTTCCGAAATGCTGGTAGCTGTGTCATTAGCCCTGGATGCCATACTACTCAAAAGTAGTTCTTCCGGAGTTGTTCTGGTAGTGTACCTCGGAATCTACTGGTTAAGAATCAATTTCTCACCATACGTTCAAATCACAATGTTAAGACTCTTATCCAAATTGGATAAGAAAGTACCACCAAAATACCACGATCAGTGGGAAATTATTAAGAAATTCATCTACAGCAAGATTCAAGATCACGAAAAGAGAAAAACCGCGATCAAGAAGACTGCTTAA
- the DPC29 gene encoding post-initiation translation factor DPC29 (similar to Saccharomyces cerevisiae YGR021W; ancestral locus Anc_4.158), translated as MSRSVVQFKAIARGFSTRSSVVWSGHNKWSTIKHDKAKNDAERNKLFSKFAQRISLAVKAGGGIDPQLNIRLATAIEQASKNNVTKKVIENAIKKGSGQSTKGQGTTETCMYEGMGPGGVAFVVEALTDNKNRTVGLVRSAFTKAQGSMTPTLYFFDRRGYVVVRPPEELGEDQLFDQVLELEGVEDLETLPDGSVEVVTDPQSANSVAAALKDKQYTLVEVGVEHVPKDDMCVTADPETQQRIDKFLAVLGEIEDITDVYHNLSEPL; from the coding sequence ATGAGCAGGTCCGTAGTTCAATTCAAAGCTATTGCTCGAGGATTTAGCACCAGAAGTAGTGTCGTGTGGTCGGGACATAACAAATGGTCTACAATCAAGCATGACAAAGCTAAGAATGACGCCGAGAGGAACAAACTATTCAGTAAATTTGCCCAAAGAATCTCTTTAGCAGTGAAAGCTGGTGGTGGTATTGATCCCCAACTCAATATTCGACTCGCAACTGCGATTGAACAAGCATCGAAGAACAATGTCACCAAGAAAGTCATTGAGAACGCCATCAAGAAGGGATCTGGCCAATCTACCAAGGGCCAAGGAACTACCGAGACATGCATGTACGAAGGTATGGGACCCGGAGGAGTCGCTTTCGTTGTAGAAGCGCTCACAGATAACAAGAATCGTACCGTGGGACTCGTCAGAAGCGCATTTACCAAGGCACAGGGTTCAATGACTCCCACACTCTATTTCTTTGATAGAAGAGGCTACGTAGTGGTACGTCCGCCAGAAGAGCTGGGCGAAGACCAGCTTTTCGATCAAGTCTTGGAGCTCGAGGGTGTCGAAGACCTCGAAACGCTGCCGGATGGCAGCGTCGAGGTCGTTACAGACCCTCAAAGTGCCAATTCCGTCGCAGCTGCTCTCAAAGACAAGCAGTACACGCTTGTCGAGGTCGGAGTAGAGCACGTTCCCAAGGATGATATGTGCGTTACTGCCGACCCTGAGACCCAACAGCGAATCGACAAGTTTTTAGCCGTTCTAGGAGAGATCGAGGACATTACAGATGTCTACCACAACCTTAGCGAACCGCTTTAA